One part of the Prunus persica cultivar Lovell chromosome G5, Prunus_persica_NCBIv2, whole genome shotgun sequence genome encodes these proteins:
- the LOC109949079 gene encoding serine/arginine repetitive matrix protein 2 has translation MADFSYLSDTDESAVEELISQAQELCVLEQVSAINCSGFTDSELPTELECRFRKLKSFPVTKHKSTAPVSGSARRSSIEGKAEPVSDEDSEIFSPSKQNPDEKMGSDPKSVSGSVSSPLNPSEFSVRKGKKGSKVKPKHGSVSSPSNSSNSSPESAIFSPSKQNPDKKRRPKPKSKSRSISSPFDSCNSLMDSPSPPRKSGCFWCSPKTKRPSHTKSKENGASEFRVGLNFIDNDELLTDLGSFSKKEQTRKLKKALKEEEKVCKEAEKIVKWAKQASARMTVTGIEDELSDD, from the coding sequence ATGGCGGATTTCTCCTACCTCTCTGATACCGACGAATCAGCTGTAGAAGAACTTATATCTCAAGCACAAGAGCTCTGTGTTCTTGAGCAAGTTTCTGCCATCAACTGCTCTGGTTTCACCGATTCTGAACTCCCCACAGAGCTCGAATGCCGCTTTCGGAAACTCAAATCGTTCCCAGTCACTAAGCACAAAAGCACAGCTCCAGTAAGTGGTTCAGCTCGCCGCAGCTCGATTGAAGGTAAGGCAGAGCCAGTTTCAGATGAAGACTCTGAGATTTTCTCACCGTCTAAACAGAACCCAGATGAGAAAATGGGTTCCGATCCCAAATCAGTATCTGGGTCTGTCTCATCTCCTTTGAATCCCTCGGAATTTTCAGTaagaaaggggaaaaaaggTTCAAAGGTGAAACCGAAACATGGGTCAgtttcatctccttcgaattCTTCGAACTCCTCTCCGGAAAGCGCAATTTTCTCACCATCCAAACAGAACCCAGATAAGAAGCGCCGTCCGAAACCCAAATCAAAATCTCgatcaatttcttctccatttgaTTCTTGTAACTCTTTGATGGATTCCCCATCGCCGCCGAGAAAATCGGGTTGCTTCTGGTGTTCCCCAAAGACAAAGAGGCCTTCTCACACAAAGAGTAAAGAAAACGGGGCAAGTGAATTTCGGGTTGGTCTGAATTTCATCGACAATGACGAGCTTTTAACGGATCTGGGAAGTTTTTCAAAGAAGGAGCAAACGAGGAAGCTGAAGAAGGCAttgaaggaggaagagaaggttTGCAAAGAGGCTGAGAAAATTGTGAAGTGGGCTAAGCAGGCGTCTGCTAGGATGACTGTGACTGGCATTGAAGACGAACTTAGTGATGATTAG
- the LOC18776364 gene encoding aspartic proteinase CDR1 encodes MALAAAPTSTKLYFPLALLACFILLAQASSHGFTADLIHRDSPLSPLYNSSMSHLDRLHNAFRRSVTRVHHFIKPTMTSLSSSLAAPNIQSIIIPSAGEYLMNVSIGTPPVEVLGIADTGSDLIWTQCKPCKQCFNQNPPLFDPKKSSTYHSIPCQSSSCTYLEEAACGTLINGDHDTCEYSYRYGDRSFTRGTLALETLTFGSTSGRPTSLPKVVFGCGHENGGTFDESGSGLIGLGGGPLSLISQLTKLTNGGKFSYCLLPTANTAASKISFGSAGIVSGSGAVSTPLVAKNPDTFYYLTLEAISVGEKRLAYKTKSPDCEKAAVAANEGNIIIDSGTTLTLLPPGFHDDLVSALETAINAERVSDPRGILSLCFKSKSDDIGVPVITVHFSGGADVKLQALNTFARMDDDMICFTMIPSSDVAIFGNLAQMNFLVGYDLEERSVSFKPTDCTKH; translated from the coding sequence ATGGCATTGGCAGCTGCTCCTACTTCCACTAAGTTATATTTTCCACTTGCCCTACTTGCATGTTTCATTTTGCTCGCACAAGCCAGCAGCCATGGCTTCACTGCTGATCTCATCCACCGTGActcccctctctctcctttgtaCAATTCCTCCATGTCCCACCTTGATCGCCTCCACAACGCTTTCCGTCGATCCGTGACACGTGTCCATCACTTTATAAAGCCAACAATGACTTCCCTCTCATCTTCTTTGGCCGCCCCAAATATCCAATCCATTATAATCCCAAGCGCGGGCGAATATCTCATGAACGTTTCGATTGGAACGCCGCCAGTAGAAGTCCTGGGAATAGCTGACACCGGCAGCGATCTCATTTGGACACAATGCAAGCCATGCAAGCAGTGTTTCAACCAAAACCCGCCTCTCTTTGATCCTAAAAAATCCTCAACGTACCACTCAATCCCATGCCAGTCCAGTTCCTGCACTTATCTCGAAGAAGCCGCCTGTGGCACCCTAATTAACGGCGATCACGACACGTGTGAGTACAGCTATCGATACGGAGACCGTTCGTTCACTAGAGGAACTCTAGCTCTTGAGACCCTAACCTTTGGATCTACCTCCGGCCGCCCAACTTCACTTCCAAAAGTTGTGTTCGGCTGTGGACATGAAAATGGTGGCACATTTGACGAGTCCGGGTCTGGCTTGATTGGCCTCGGAGGCGGCCCCCTTTCCCTCATTTCTCAGCTCACGAAATTGACCAACGGAGGGAAATTTTCATATTGCTTGTTGCCCACAGCCAACACTGCAGCAAGCAAGATAAGTTTTGGCAGTGCGGGCATTGTCTCGGGTAGCGGCGCTGTTTCAACTCCTTTAGTTGCCAAAAATCCTGACACTTTCTACTACCTCACACTTGAGGCCATTAGTGTTGGAGAGAAGAGGTTGGCCTACAAAACAAAGTCACCAGATTGCGAGAAAGCTGCCGTAGCTGCCAATGAGGGCAATATTATCATCGACTCTGGAACTACATTGACTCTCCTTCCACCTGGATTTCATGACGATTTGGTGTCGGCGTTGGAGACCGCAATCAACGCCGAGCGGGTTAGTGACCCAAGGGGGATCCTGAGCCTTTGTTTTAAAAGCAAAAGTGATGATATTGGTGTTCCTGTTATAACTGTCCATTTTAGTGGAGGTGCTGATGTGAAGTTGCAGGCGTTGAACACATTTGCTAGAATGGATGATGATATGATTTGCTTCACAATGATACCATCTAGTGATGTGGCCATATTTGGGAACTTGGCTCAGATGAACTTCCTGGTGGGTTATGACCTTGAGGAAAGAAGTGTGTCCTTCAAGCCAACTGATTGCACCAAGCATTGA